The genomic region CCGAGAAGAACAGCGTCGCCACCGTGGTGGCGCGCGAGCGCAACTCCTGCAGGAAGTCCTTGCGCGCCACGGCGAGGGCCGCGCGGATGTCGTTCACGCGGGGTCCGCCGGCGCGGCGGGTGCAGCTGCGAGGCGGCGGAGGACGCCGCCGGCCAGCTCGAGCACCGCGTCGGGCCCGAGGTGGTCGCGGTCCGACTCGTGCGACGCCATGAACACCGTGCGGCCGCGGGCCCTGGCGGCAGCCACGCAGTCGTCCATCAGGAGCTTGCCGGCGTCGTCGAGCGCGGCGTACGGCTCGTCGAGGAGCCACAGGTCGGGGTCGAGGAGGAGGAGCCGCGCCAGCGCCAGGCGCTTCTTCATGCCGCTGGAGAAGGTGCGCACCAGCTTGCCACCCGTGGAGGCCAGTCCGACCGTGTCCAGCGCCGCCCCGACGTCGACCGGCGCCGCGGCGCCGCGCCGCCCCGCCAGGTCCAGCGCGAGGAGCAGGTTCTCGCGGGCGTCGAGCATGGGGAAGCTCCCGCCCACCACGCTGAGAAGGCCCAACCGCGCCCTGGCGGGCTGGCTCCGCGCGGGTAGGGCGTGCCCGAACAGGAACGCCTCGCCGCTGCTTGGCCTGAGCCGCGTGGCGAGCAGGCTCAATAGGGTCGTCTTGCCGGTCCCGTTGGCGCCGCGCAGCACCACGAGCCGCCCCGCGGCCACCTCGAGGTTCACGCCGCGCAGCACGAGGTCGCGGCCCAGGCGCCGCGTCACGTCCCTGAGCTCTATCGCCAGAGGTGCGGCGGCGTTCACAGGCGGTCGAGAAGCCAGCCTGGCGTCATCTGGATGAGCTTGGCGTTGAGCGCCGTGTACTTGCCGGTCAGCATCAGCACTCCCGCCACCACGAGGATGACGCCGGCGACGCGCTCCACCCACGGCAGGTAACGCCTGAACCCCTTCGTGAAGCGCATGAAGGGGTCGAGCAGGAGGGCGGCCAGCAGGAACGGCACGCCTAGCCCGAGCGCGTAGACGGCTAGGAGGAGAACCCCGCTTGCCAGCGTGCCGGAAGCGCCCGCCAGGGTGAGGATGGCGCCGAGGATCGGCCCGATGCAGGGCGTCCAGCCCGCCGCGAACGCCATGCCGAGGAGGAGGGCCCCGAGCGGGGTGCGCGTCTCGCCGCTGTACTGCATGCGCGTGTCGCGGTAGAGCCACGGCAGCTTGACGATCCCGAGCATCACCAGCCCGAACAGGACGACGAGCAGGCCCCCACCGAGCATGAGCGCTCGCTGGTTGGCCCGCAGGACGGCCCCGAGCGCGCTGGCGCCGGCGCCCAAGGCGATGAAGACGAGCGCGAAGCCGGCGATGAACGAGAGGGCGTTGCGGACGAGCACGGCGCGTTCCGCCTCCGCGCTGCCGCCCACGTACGCCAGGTAAGTGGGGACGAGCGGCAGGACGCAGGGCGACAGGAACGACAGCAGGCCGCCGATGAACGCCACGCCCAGGCTCGGGGTCACCACGGCGCTACGGGCGACCGCCGCGGCGCGACGAGGGCCGGGGCGCGGGCGCCGACGCGGGGGGGCGCGGGGACGTGGGAGAGGGGCCGGGTCATGGGTGACTCGCTGATGATACGTGAGCCCGGCCGCCGGCGGGCAGGACATTGCTACCTCGACGGCCCGGCCCGCCGCCCAACGGGGCCGTCGGTCCAGGTCCGGCTGGACGCGACGCACCGCG from Trueperaceae bacterium harbors:
- a CDS encoding ATP-binding cassette domain-containing protein, with protein sequence MNAAAPLAIELRDVTRRLGRDLVLRGVNLEVAAGRLVVLRGANGTGKTTLLSLLATRLRPSSGEAFLFGHALPARSQPARARLGLLSVVGGSFPMLDARENLLLALDLAGRRGAAAPVDVGAALDTVGLASTGGKLVRTFSSGMKKRLALARLLLLDPDLWLLDEPYAALDDAGKLLMDDCVAAARARGRTVFMASHESDRDHLGPDAVLELAGGVLRRLAAAPAAPADPA
- a CDS encoding cytochrome c biogenesis protein CcdA codes for the protein MSCPPAAGLTYHQRVTHDPAPLPRPRAPPRRRPRPGPRRAAAVARSAVVTPSLGVAFIGGLLSFLSPCVLPLVPTYLAYVGGSAEAERAVLVRNALSFIAGFALVFIALGAGASALGAVLRANQRALMLGGGLLVVLFGLVMLGIVKLPWLYRDTRMQYSGETRTPLGALLLGMAFAAGWTPCIGPILGAILTLAGASGTLASGVLLLAVYALGLGVPFLLAALLLDPFMRFTKGFRRYLPWVERVAGVILVVAGVLMLTGKYTALNAKLIQMTPGWLLDRL